The DNA region TACAGTTGCGAAAACTGAAGGGATATTAATCGGGATATCAGCGGGAGCAGCAGTAGCGGCGGCGACTCAATTAGCTAGCTTGCCAGAAAATGCAGGTAAAACTATTGTAGTGCTACTAGCGGACAATGGGGAGCGCTATTTATCCACTCCGTTGTTTGAAGGTTAAATAAATGCAAACAAAAAAAGTAATGGTAGCAATGAGTGGCGGTGTAGATAGCTCGGTCGCCGCTTATTTAATAAAACAGCAGGCTTTAGAAACTATTGGCGCAACTTTAAAACTATTTAATAATGTTGATGTTGCTGTGGATACGGCAAAAACCTGTTGCTCCTTGCGTGATGTAGAAGATGCCCGTGCGGTGGCAACACGTTTAGATATTCCCTACTATGTGTTAAATTTTGTGGACTATTTTAAAAATGATGTTATAGAGCGATTTATTGCCAGCTATCAAGCGGCTCAAACGCCTAATCCTTGTATAGACTGTAATCGTTATATAAAATTTGAAAAAATGTTAATGCGGGCCAGGGAAATTGGCTTTGACTATTTAGCAACGGGTCATTATGCTCAAATTGAACAACCACAGGCAACAGGCCGCTATTTGCTCAAAAAGGCTCGGGATATCAGCAAAGACCAAACCTATTTTCTCTATTGCTTGACGCAGGCACAATTAGCACAAACTATTTTTCCGCTAGGACAATTAAGCAAACAAGAAGTACGACAAATTGCCAGTGCGCAAAATTTTGTAACTGCTCAAAAACAAGAAAGTCAAGATATTTGTTTTGTGAAAAATAGTAGTTATGTGGATTTTATTAAGCGGTATACTGGTGAAGAACCGCCTAAAGGAGAAATTGTTGATAAACAAGGCAAAGTTTTAGGCGAGCATCAAGGCTTATATGCCTATACTATTGGCCAGCGCAAAAAAATTGGCTTAGCCCTACCGACGCCACACTATGTATGTGCCAAAGATATGGATAGTAACCGTCTAATTATTGGCTCTAAAGCGGAACTCATGCAAAAAACTTTAATTGCTAAAGATGTAAACTTAATAAGTTGTGCGACTATTCAAGGTAGAGTTAAAGTTTTAGCCAAAGCCCGCTACAATCAAACAGAACAACCAGCTTGGTTAGAGCAAATTGATCAAGATAGCTATCTAGTAGAATTCGAGCAAGCCCAAGCCGCAATAACACCTGGACAAGCCGTAGTATTTTATCAAGGGGAATACGTGTTAGGTGGGGGAACAATTTGTTAGTTAACTAATGCTACTGTGAAGCGACTATGGAATAACTAGGGAATTTAGTTAGCGGTTAAATTTGTAACTAAGAGTAGTTTAAATAAGAAGAATTAGAAAATAAAACAACCTAAAAGCAGGGAAGAATAGAGTCCAGCTTTTAGGTTGTTTTGTTTTTTAATTTTGGGCAAAGCAATTATACACAAAATAGCGGCAATGCTTAAAGCGTGTTATTGAAAAGAGGCTTATTTTTTGGGAGAGACGGCTAGCCATTGTTGGGTTCGTTGCTCAATCGGTAACATATTGATATCAAACCAAATATAAAAGAATTTTTCAAAAGGTTGAACTACATAACCATCTTGTTGGTGATCAGCCACATCATAACTATCAGCCATAATTAGAACATCATCATGAGTATGGGCGGTGTTCATGGTATCATAACCAATAATTACACGCCAATGTCCGCCCCAATCAATATTTTCCACGAGAATTGGCGTGTTGTTTTGCAAATGTTGTAAAATAAAGTTTTTAAATTCAGTTGGTTCTAAGAAACTGGGTTTAGCAGCACCCGCAAAAGTTTGACTAGATTCTACCTGCCAACCGATACTTGAGAAAAAATTGGCCATGTTAGCAGTGCTAGTGCCTATTTCGCCACGTTCGTTACGCTCATTTAAACAATTCATTAGGCCAGCCAATTGCAATTCGTGATAATTTGTATTGCCAAAATGCTGTAAAACTGTCAGAGCTGCCGCAGGGCCACAAGTAGTTTCTGTAGTTTGTTGGTAAGTTTTGTAGTTGCTAAGAATTGTTAGCCCCTGCTTATTGGAGCGAAGTTTAAAAAAATCTAAAGAATTAAAGTAGCGAGATTTTGGCACATTACCAATATCTTTATAGCTAGAGGCGCCAGCTTGATCCAGGATATAACCGGAAGGATAAGGTATTAAATGCTGATTAGTCTTGGCAAATGCAACTGTTTGTAGGCTAAATAAGAAAATGGCCGTTAGAATTGCAATTTGAAATTTGCGCCCAAAAAACATAATAGCATCACTCCTTGTTTTTACAGAAGTTTAATAAAATAAAAGGTATAATAAAAAATACATATTAAAATGTATTAGTACTAAAATATTGCTAGTTTTCATCATAAACTAAAAGAGCTGTTTTGTCACTATCAGAGATTGACTCAACTTTTTTTAGTTTGTTAGATATAACTTTTGAGCGAGTAGTTACAAAATCAAGAGAAGTTGAAGCATCATCAATTTTTTTTCTAACCTTATCTAATGCTTCACCATATTTACTCCATTCATTTTTTATAGAATCTAGTAGTATCCAAACCTCACTAGAACGTTTTTGTATAGCAAGAGTTCGAAATCCCATTTGCAGGCTATTTAAAATAGACCATAAAGTTGTTGGACCAGCAATTACAACTCGGAAGTCTCTCTGAACCATATCTGTAAGACCAGGGATGCGAATCACTTCCGCAAATAAACCTTCTATTGGTAAAAACATTATAGCAAAATCAGTTGTTTTTGGAGGGGAAATGTATTTGGTAAAAATAGATTTTGCACAATCTTTAATACGACGTTCTAGTTGCTTTGAATATAAGTCTATTAGAGAAATATCTCCATTTTCTTGAGCAGATAGTAGATTTTGATAATCTTCTAAAGGAAACTTTGCATCTATTGGCAATACAATATGATTATTATCCTCGTAAGTTTGATTAGGTAATTTTATTGCAAAGTCAACTCGTTCATTGTTTTGCTTTATTGAGAAGTTTTTAAAATATTGATTACTAGGTAATACTTGCTCTAATAGTGATTCTAATTGCACTTCCCCCCAAGTACCTCTAGTTTTAATATTAGATAAAACTTTTTTTAAATCACCTACGCCTATTGCTAAAGACTGCATCTCGCCAATACCTTTATGAAGTAATGCTAATCTTTCACTTACTTGCTTAAAAGATTCCCCTAAACGTTTTTCTAAAGTTCCTTGTAATTTTTCATCTACTGTTTTCCGCATTTCTTCTAACTGTTTGTTATTATCATTTTGTATATTTTGCAATTTTAATTCAACAGCATTGCGAAGCGATTCAAGATTTTGAGTGGTGCTTTGTTGCATTCTATTCATACTATCTGATATAGATACTAGTTGTTCTTTTTGTTTTAAAGAAATTTCTTTTAATGAATTAATGGTCGTTGCGTGTATAGAGGTTAAGCTAGAAGTAACTTCTCCGCGGAGTTCTTTGGAATTTAAACTGGAATTTGTTAAAAGTTGATTTAATTTTTCGAAAACCATTTTGTTTAATTCGCTGTTGGATTTACTTTGAAGTTCGAGATTGCTATGTTGAACTTTTGAAAGTTCTTGCATTTGATGTTCAATGGCACATGTCAATTCTCTACTCATAGAACGAATTTCATCTCGGTTTTTTAAGGCATCATCCTTATTGGTTCTCTCTAATCTTTCAATGTAGGATAACAAAGTTGTTATTTGATTCATCATGGAAATAATATCATTATTTTTGTAAGTTTTTTTGAATTGCAAATACAGTATAATAAGTAAAAGTAATATAATTATTAGGATAGAATAAGTATATATCATAAAAACCTCCTAAATAAAACAACCTCTCAAAAGTAAATTTGCGAGGTTGTTTGCTATTTATAGTTCAATTAATTGGTTTTCAGCTAAAAACTCTGCTAAGAGGATGGCACTTTCTTTGGTAATTACTAAGCAATTTTTCAAATGTTCGCGCGTGCCAAACTCATAAGTCATAAGTTCTTTGCAGGATGTAGAATGGAAATGTTCGGAAAACCGCTGGTGTAGCTCATTGCTAAGTTTATAAATGCCTGGTAAAGTTTTTTCGCGACAATCAGCTCGGCCGACCAAATAACTCAAAACCATGACACTGCCAGAAAGTGCGCCACAAAAGTCACGAGCTTTACCAATGCCCGCGCCAAAACATGAGGCCAGGCGAATACTCTCCGGGGGAATATTGGTTAATTTACTAGTATTAAAAGCGTGGAGTATAGATTCAGCGCAGTTGTTACCTTCTTTAAAAGCGGCAACAGCATAAGCGCCAATATCTTCAAGGGCGATTTTGCTCATAAGATTACCTCCTTGTAAGGCAGTTTTTATTTCACTAAATCAAGACCACGTTTGGATACTTCAGCAATTACTTGTGCTTCGTCAATAGTGGTAAGTTTACCGTCGGCAACTAGGACTTGGCCGTCTACTAGTACGGTATGAACATCGCTGGAGTTGGCCGAGTAGACTAACAGGGAATTACGGTCATGTTTCGGAGCCCAAGTAAGTTTGTTCATATCATATAAGACGATATCGGCTTTGTAGCCCACAGCTAATTTGCCTACTTTATCTAAGCCTAGAGCTTGTGCGCCGCAACTTGTACCCATTTCTAAGGCGGTTTGCGCAGGAATTACTTTGGGATTATCTTCGCGTACTTTATGTAAAAGTGCCGCGAGACGAACTTCTTCTAAAAGATCTAGATTGTTATTGCTAGACGCGCCATCCGTACCGAGGCCGACAATTAGGCCAGCTTCTAACATTTGTTGAACTGGGGCGATACCACTAGCTAGTTTTAAATTACTTTGGGGGTTGTGGGCAACACGGACATTTTTCGCTTTCATAAGCTGAATATCTTCTGGGGTAACATGTACGCAATGTGCCGCTAAAACACCTAAGTCTAGCAAGCCTAAACTATCCATGTGGGCAATCGGGGTTTTACCGAATTTTTCAATGCAAGTATCGACTTCGAATTTTGTTTCTGATAAGTGGATATGAATTTCAGCTTTAATTTCTTTTGCTACTTCGATAACTTGTTTTAAATAATCAGGTGGGCAAGTGTAAGGGGCATGAGGCCCAAGCATCGTGGTGATGCGCCCATTAGCAGCGCCGTTCCATTTTAGGCAGAATTCTTTAGCTTCTAACAAAGACTTATCCGAGTTAGGTGCAACACCGGCTAACCCTCTAGAAAGGCAAGCGCGAATACCACTGGTTTCTACGGCTTTAGCAACTTCATCCATGAAAAAATACATATCGGCAAAGCAAGTAGTACCAGATTTGAGCATTTCGCCAATGCTCAACAGCGTTCCCCAGTAAACATCTTCGGCAGTTAAATTAGCTTCGGCTGGCCAAATTTTATTTTCCAGCCAATCCATTAAAAACATGTCATCAGCATAGCTTCTAAACAAAGTCATAGCCGCATGGGTATGAGTGTTTACTAGACCAGGGGTGGCAAATTTATTACTACCATCAATTACAACATCAAAATCAAGTTCTGAGGGAAGATTAGGCGTAATTGCTGTGATAATATTGTCGCTAATTGTAATGTGGCGGTTTACATATTGCTCATTTTCATAAAGTTCAACATTTTTAATGAGTGTATTCAAGGTTTAACCCTCCTGTAATTTTCGATATTTGGCTAAGTAGAAATTGCGCATAATCGCGATATCTTCTGGCGGTAAAATAACTCCACCCCCAAGTTGTTGGGCTAAGATAAAAATTTGCGCAGCTTTTTCGACAATTTCCGCAGCCAATAGGGCCTCATTTAAAGAAATACCACAGGTAACTACACCGTGGTTAGCCAGTAAGACGGCACTTTTATCGGCTAGGGCTGTAACTAGATTATTTGCTAGTTCAGCTGTACCAGGCAAAGCATAAGTGGCAACAGCGACATCGCCACCCACAATTTGAATCAAGTCTTCAATAATAGCGGGGATCGGGCGACGCGCTGCGGCGCAGGCACTGGCATATAGACTATGGGTGTGGACAACAGCTTGTAGTTGGGGGTGTTGGTTGTATACCGCTAAATGGCAAGCGAGTTCAGAAGAAGGGGGACGATTCCCACTGAGTATTTGACCTTTTAAGTCCACCACCACTAAGTCCTCGATAGTTAAGAGGTTATAATTACTCCCCGAAGGAGTAATTATAACCTGATTATTTAAGCGTACACTAAGATTACCCCAAGTACCAGCTACGAGATTTTTCGCAACTAGGAACTTGCCTGCGGCAAGTAGTTCTTGTTTTAATTTAGTTAACAGCATGGTTTTGGCCTACGCTTTGTTTAAGTATTCGATTTGAGCTGTAGTTAGAGAGTCAATGCTTAAACCGCGTGAAGCTAATTTTAAAGCAGCAACTTGAGTATTTAAATCTTCTGGTAAAGTGTAGAGATGATTTTCTAATTTACCTTTATTGTCTTGAACATAAAGCATTGCTAACACTTGCATAGCGAAAGATAAGTCCATGATTTCAGTTGGATGACCATCGCCAGCCGCTAAATTTACTAAACGTCCTTCACCAATTAGGTTGAGTTTACGACCGTCAGCCATAGTATAAGCCATAATGTTTTTCCTTGCTTCATATGGTTCAACTACGGACATAGCTTTTAAATCTACGACATTTACTTCTAAATCGAAATGACCAGCATTAGATAAAATTGCGCCATCTTTCATTACGGCAAAATGTTCTTTGGTAATAACATCGCAACAACCAGTAACAGTTACAAAAATATCGCCAACTTTAGCGGCATCATTCATGCTCATAACTTGGTAGCCATCAAACATTGCTTCTACGGCTTTAATTGGGTTAATTTCAGTTACGATAACATTGGCACCCAAGCCTTTAGCGCGCATTGCTACGCCTTTACCACACCAGCCATAGCCAGCAACTACCACATTTTTTCCAGCGATAACTAAGTTGGTAGAGTGCATAATTGCTTCTAAAGAAGATTGGCCAGTACCATAACGATTATCGAAAAGATATTTACAGTAAGCATCATTTACGGCAATCATTGGGAAATTTAATTTGTTTTGGCTATCTAAAGCTTTAAGGCGATGTACACCTGTAGTTGTTTCTTCTGAGCCACCGATGATGTTTTTCGCTAAATTAGCTCGTTCACCGTGTAATAAAGAAACTAGGTCGCCGCCGTCATCGATAATTAAATCTGGTTCAATATCAAGGGCGCGATGGAGAAATTCATCATATTCCGTAGCAGTACAGTTGTGAGTCGCAAATACATGAATGCCACTTTCTA from Succinispira mobilis DSM 6222 includes:
- the mnmA gene encoding tRNA 2-thiouridine(34) synthase MnmA encodes the protein MQTKKVMVAMSGGVDSSVAAYLIKQQALETIGATLKLFNNVDVAVDTAKTCCSLRDVEDARAVATRLDIPYYVLNFVDYFKNDVIERFIASYQAAQTPNPCIDCNRYIKFEKMLMRAREIGFDYLATGHYAQIEQPQATGRYLLKKARDISKDQTYFLYCLTQAQLAQTIFPLGQLSKQEVRQIASAQNFVTAQKQESQDICFVKNSSYVDFIKRYTGEEPPKGEIVDKQGKVLGEHQGLYAYTIGQRKKIGLALPTPHYVCAKDMDSNRLIIGSKAELMQKTLIAKDVNLISCATIQGRVKVLAKARYNQTEQPAWLEQIDQDSYLVEFEQAQAAITPGQAVVFYQGEYVLGGGTIC
- a CDS encoding C39 family peptidase; this encodes MFFGRKFQIAILTAIFLFSLQTVAFAKTNQHLIPYPSGYILDQAGASSYKDIGNVPKSRYFNSLDFFKLRSNKQGLTILSNYKTYQQTTETTCGPAAALTVLQHFGNTNYHELQLAGLMNCLNERNERGEIGTSTANMANFFSSIGWQVESSQTFAGAAKPSFLEPTEFKNFILQHLQNNTPILVENIDWGGHWRVIIGYDTMNTAHTHDDVLIMADSYDVADHQQDGYVVQPFEKFFYIWFDINMLPIEQRTQQWLAVSPKK
- the rmuC gene encoding DNA recombination protein RmuC, encoding MIYTYSILIIILLLLIILYLQFKKTYKNNDIISMMNQITTLLSYIERLERTNKDDALKNRDEIRSMSRELTCAIEHQMQELSKVQHSNLELQSKSNSELNKMVFEKLNQLLTNSSLNSKELRGEVTSSLTSIHATTINSLKEISLKQKEQLVSISDSMNRMQQSTTQNLESLRNAVELKLQNIQNDNNKQLEEMRKTVDEKLQGTLEKRLGESFKQVSERLALLHKGIGEMQSLAIGVGDLKKVLSNIKTRGTWGEVQLESLLEQVLPSNQYFKNFSIKQNNERVDFAIKLPNQTYEDNNHIVLPIDAKFPLEDYQNLLSAQENGDISLIDLYSKQLERRIKDCAKSIFTKYISPPKTTDFAIMFLPIEGLFAEVIRIPGLTDMVQRDFRVVIAGPTTLWSILNSLQMGFRTLAIQKRSSEVWILLDSIKNEWSKYGEALDKVRKKIDDASTSLDFVTTRSKVISNKLKKVESISDSDKTALLVYDEN
- a CDS encoding C-GCAxxG-C-C family protein, whose amino-acid sequence is MSKIALEDIGAYAVAAFKEGNNCAESILHAFNTSKLTNIPPESIRLASCFGAGIGKARDFCGALSGSVMVLSYLVGRADCREKTLPGIYKLSNELHQRFSEHFHSTSCKELMTYEFGTREHLKNCLVITKESAILLAEFLAENQLIEL
- a CDS encoding amidohydrolase, producing the protein MNTLIKNVELYENEQYVNRHITISDNIITAITPNLPSELDFDVVIDGSNKFATPGLVNTHTHAAMTLFRSYADDMFLMDWLENKIWPAEANLTAEDVYWGTLLSIGEMLKSGTTCFADMYFFMDEVAKAVETSGIRACLSRGLAGVAPNSDKSLLEAKEFCLKWNGAANGRITTMLGPHAPYTCPPDYLKQVIEVAKEIKAEIHIHLSETKFEVDTCIEKFGKTPIAHMDSLGLLDLGVLAAHCVHVTPEDIQLMKAKNVRVAHNPQSNLKLASGIAPVQQMLEAGLIVGLGTDGASSNNNLDLLEEVRLAALLHKVREDNPKVIPAQTALEMGTSCGAQALGLDKVGKLAVGYKADIVLYDMNKLTWAPKHDRNSLLVYSANSSDVHTVLVDGQVLVADGKLTTIDEAQVIAEVSKRGLDLVK
- a CDS encoding class II aldolase/adducin family protein — translated: MLLTKLKQELLAAGKFLVAKNLVAGTWGNLSVRLNNQVIITPSGSNYNLLTIEDLVVVDLKGQILSGNRPPSSELACHLAVYNQHPQLQAVVHTHSLYASACAAARRPIPAIIEDLIQIVGGDVAVATYALPGTAELANNLVTALADKSAVLLANHGVVTCGISLNEALLAAEIVEKAAQIFILAQQLGGGVILPPEDIAIMRNFYLAKYRKLQEG
- a CDS encoding adenosylhomocysteinase, with translation MKSMIRDINLAKTGHQKIAWVKEYMPVLKDLDARLSQSKPFAGKKMVVTIHLEAKTAYLAQVLKNAGAEVAITGSNPLSTQDDIAAALVESGIHVFATHNCTATEYDEFLHRALDIEPDLIIDDGGDLVSLLHGERANLAKNIIGGSEETTTGVHRLKALDSQNKLNFPMIAVNDAYCKYLFDNRYGTGQSSLEAIMHSTNLVIAGKNVVVAGYGWCGKGVAMRAKGLGANVIVTEINPIKAVEAMFDGYQVMSMNDAAKVGDIFVTVTGCCDVITKEHFAVMKDGAILSNAGHFDLEVNVVDLKAMSVVEPYEARKNIMAYTMADGRKLNLIGEGRLVNLAAGDGHPTEIMDLSFAMQVLAMLYVQDNKGKLENHLYTLPEDLNTQVAALKLASRGLSIDSLTTAQIEYLNKA